Proteins from a single region of Chitinibacter bivalviorum:
- a CDS encoding lytic transglycosylase domain-containing protein, giving the protein MLKFLLPIALAGSLLSAAAYAGAQREEDLSASVQSSLQRSIADRMEPKLIFSNKAEGEAWLADMSARLQKRIPDEFVRRKLLTAIHYEASRAGLDPQMVLGLIHIESGFNRYAISPVGARGLMQVMPFWQRSIGTPEQNLFDPNTNLRYGCTILRHYLDIENGDLFRALGRYNGSLGKAEYPNLVYSAWKANYDWGSAIGEKVAQK; this is encoded by the coding sequence ATGTTGAAGTTTTTACTGCCCATCGCCCTCGCTGGCTCATTACTCAGCGCCGCAGCCTATGCAGGTGCTCAGCGTGAAGAAGATCTTTCGGCCTCGGTGCAATCGAGTTTGCAGCGCTCGATTGCCGATCGGATGGAGCCCAAACTCATTTTCAGTAATAAAGCCGAAGGTGAGGCATGGCTGGCCGATATGTCAGCTCGCCTGCAAAAGCGTATTCCCGATGAATTTGTGCGTCGAAAATTATTAACCGCCATTCATTACGAAGCCTCACGCGCGGGGCTAGACCCACAAATGGTATTGGGCTTGATCCATATTGAAAGCGGGTTTAATCGTTACGCCATTAGCCCCGTGGGCGCACGCGGGCTGATGCAAGTGATGCCTTTCTGGCAACGCTCGATCGGCACGCCCGAACAAAACCTGTTCGATCCCAACACCAATTTACGCTACGGCTGTACGATTTTGCGGCACTACCTTGACATCGAGAATGGGGATTTATTCCGAGCACTCGGCCGTTACAACGGCAGCTTGGGTAAAGCAGAGTACCCCAACCTCGTATATAGCGCGTGGAAAGCCAATTACGATTGGGGCTCGGCGATCGGCGAAAAGGTAGCGCAGAAATAA